A region from the Haloarcula limicola genome encodes:
- a CDS encoding cupin domain-containing protein, giving the protein MADSSPARTLMLGIAVCSYMTLTEADADPSRILDHEGFPGRWEIIETADETGGKRFKTRIELDERGRLPPHLHPTAEESYQIIAGELEIQVDGEWSTVEAGEEVVVPPDTEHAFENTGPAEVINVHRPAMQFEEFFRGFQRLKTERGVPMPPDDIESSILLAMLVVEHEDEQRVVHPPHWVFEILARLGDLLGYRPPTE; this is encoded by the coding sequence GTGGCTGATAGCTCACCTGCCCGAACGCTTATGCTCGGTATTGCTGTATGCTCATATATGACACTCACAGAGGCGGACGCCGATCCGAGTCGAATCCTCGATCACGAGGGATTTCCGGGCAGATGGGAGATCATCGAAACAGCGGACGAGACCGGTGGAAAACGGTTCAAGACCCGAATAGAGTTGGACGAACGAGGGAGGTTACCGCCACATCTCCATCCGACCGCCGAGGAGAGCTATCAGATCATCGCTGGCGAACTGGAGATACAGGTCGATGGGGAGTGGTCGACGGTCGAAGCCGGCGAGGAAGTCGTCGTCCCACCGGATACGGAACACGCGTTCGAGAACACGGGGCCTGCCGAGGTGATCAACGTTCACCGACCCGCGATGCAGTTCGAGGAGTTCTTTCGGGGGTTCCAGAGGTTGAAAACGGAACGCGGGGTGCCGATGCCGCCGGACGACATCGAGTCGTCCATCTTGCTCGCCATGCTGGTCGTCGAACACGAAGACGAACAGCGTGTCGTTCACCCGCCACATTGGGTATTCGAGATACTCGCGAGGCTCGGGGACCTGCTCGGCTACCGGCCCCCGACTGAGTGA
- a CDS encoding NAD(P)H-binding protein has product MRVLVTGATGFVGSNLVPALVERGHEVVALTRDPDSYDAPDGVEVVEGDVLDSDLTLPSVDAAYYLIHSMEAGEDFRERDRNAARNFLKAADEAGIERLVYLGGLGGDDDETLSDHLKSRREVEHILGSGDAQLTALRAAIVIGDGSASFRIIRQLAGRLPVMVTPEWVRTDCQPIYIDDVVDYLVGVLDAPETAGGTYEIGGPDVLTYQEILLTTARHVRGREPLIVPVPVLSPSLSARWLGLVTDVPTSVAKPLVDGLRNRVVVDDHRIEELVDVDLTPFEEGVQRALDEEKAAWKRVAEA; this is encoded by the coding sequence ATGCGAGTTCTCGTGACCGGCGCGACCGGTTTCGTCGGCAGCAACCTCGTCCCGGCCCTGGTAGAGCGGGGCCACGAGGTGGTCGCGCTGACCCGCGACCCGGATAGCTACGACGCGCCCGACGGCGTCGAAGTCGTCGAGGGCGACGTCCTCGATTCGGACCTGACGCTGCCGTCGGTCGACGCCGCGTACTACCTCATCCACTCGATGGAGGCGGGCGAGGACTTCCGGGAGCGGGACCGGAACGCGGCGAGAAACTTCCTCAAGGCCGCCGACGAGGCCGGCATCGAGCGGCTGGTCTACCTCGGCGGGCTGGGCGGCGACGACGACGAGACGCTGTCGGACCACCTCAAGTCCCGCCGCGAAGTCGAACACATCCTCGGTAGCGGCGACGCGCAGCTGACGGCGCTACGGGCGGCCATCGTCATCGGCGACGGCTCCGCGAGCTTCCGGATCATCCGACAGCTGGCGGGCAGGCTGCCGGTGATGGTGACGCCGGAGTGGGTCCGCACCGACTGTCAACCCATCTATATCGACGACGTGGTGGACTACCTCGTCGGCGTCCTCGACGCGCCGGAGACGGCCGGCGGCACCTACGAGATCGGCGGTCCCGACGTCCTCACGTATCAGGAGATCCTGCTGACGACGGCCCGGCACGTGCGCGGCCGGGAACCGCTCATCGTCCCCGTCCCCGTGCTCTCGCCGAGCCTCTCGGCGCGGTGGCTCGGGCTCGTCACGGACGTCCCCACCAGCGTCGCCAAACCGCTCGTCGACGGCCTGCGCAACCGCGTGGTCGTCGACGACCACCGCATCGAGGAGCTGGTCGACGTGGACCTGACGCCGTTCGAGGAGGGCGTCCAGCGAGCGCTCGACGAGGAGAAGG